Genomic window (Spirosoma sp. KCTC 42546):
CGATTTACCCACCGCTTCCCGAAAATTGCCAAGTCGGAAGGCCTTAACGGCTTCTTCATTGACGAGTGCAAGCTGTGTAGTTGAGCTTCGGGTTACGGGGCTGTGCGCTGCTGCGCTTACTGATGCCAGAGAGTCTGCCGATGCCGCTGGCAAATTCTGGCCTGCCAGCAAGGTTAGATTCATGGTCGAGACAAATTGCGGATCAACGGACCACAGAAAGGCCATGGAGGAATCGGAACCGTTATGTTCCCGCTTCAGAGTACGGCTCTCACCAAACGAACCGAATAATTCGGATGTTGCCGACACCTGCTCAACGCCTGCCAATTGGTTTAATTCATTGGCCAGCCGCTGTGCCGGAACCGTATTAAGTGGGAGTGTCAGTACCCGATCACGTCGAAAACCATAATCAGCCGTGGCCATGTAGTTCATCTGCCGACTCATGGACAGCAGCCCGATCATGGCAATCAGGGAGATGGAGAACTGAGCGACGATCAGCGATTTGCGGAGTGAAATGCCCCGAATAACCCGAAGTCCTGTCTGGCTGCGCAACACCTGTGAAGGCTGAAAACCAGACAACACGCGGGCGGGTACAACGCCCGCCAGCAAACCGGCTACCACGCTGAACAACACAAAAATGGCTGTTAGCTGCCAGTTCCACTGAACACCCCCAATGAGCCACTGCTGCACGAAAGCCATAGGCTTGATGAATTCGAGCATAACATAGGCTAGTCCCAGCGCCAGTAGCGATAAAATAATCGACTCGGCCATGAATTGCCCAACCAGTTGCCAGCGAATGGCCCCAGCTACCTTCCGAATACCCACCTCACGGGCACGACTCAGCGACCGGGCCAGCGTCAGGTTTATGTAGTTGAACGCAGCCAGCAACAGCGTTAGTAACCCAACCCCCGCTTCCACTAAAAGTCCTCCAACTTGTGGTTCATGGGTAGCACGCATGAGTTCCTGGCGAGCGGGCGACAGTTTCGTGAATGGCTGAACGCGTAGAGTGTACCCTTTTTCGGTTTTAAAACGTAGCTTATTCGTTGCCCGCCCAACTACACCTGGCAGGACTTTTTCGAGTGCGTCGGCAGCCGTGCCGGGTTTCAGCAGAACATAGGTGTGGCAGGTCTGATAGTTGCGCCAGTCGGCAAACGAGGCGCGCTGTTGCGGATTCCAGGGCGTCTGCAACGAAAACAGCATATCAAAATCCAGATGTGATTTAACCGGCATATTGGCCAATACACCCGTAACTGTGAACTGGCCAAGCTCCGTATTTTGCAGAACCTGCCCGACCGGATTCGCGGTACCAAAAAACTTTTCGGCGGTTTTGCGCGTGAGCACAACCGTATTGGGCTCCGTTGCGGGTCGGCCTTTCGCCAATTTGTAGCCGAAAATGCGAAAGAAACCTGGGTCAACGGCATAGGATACCGTCGTAAATCGCTTGTGGGTGCTCGAAAATTCCCCGTATGTTTTAGCGGCACGGGTGGCTTCTTCCACAAACGGGTAATCACGTTTCAACACCTCCGCCAGCGGCATGGGCGATGTAGCGAAAGGCGTAACGTCGTTATCCTGCCCCACTACATCGGTCAGAATTCGGTACGTCCGGTCCCGATTGGGGTGGAAATTATCGTAATCAAACGACCCTTTGATGTGTGCGATGGACAGAAAACACACCACTAGCCCTGAGGCAAGGCCAAAGATGTTGATAAACGAAAACAGCTTATGTTTCCAGAGATTCCGCCAAGCAATCTTGATGTAGTTTTTTAGCATAGGGTAGGGACGTGGAGCAGGGGGCAGGGGGCAGGGGGCAGGGGCTGCTATTCCCGGCTCCGTGCTCCCTGCCCCGCGCAATTTATTCACTTCGTAAACTCTTTACCGGATTCGTCAGGGCCGCTTTCACGCTTTGGAAGCTCACGGTTAGTAAGGCAATGAGTACGGTGAGTCCACCAGCCAGTAGGAACACCCACCAGTGAATGTCGGTGCGGTAGGCGAAATCGTTGAGCCAGGTGTGCATAGCATACCAGGCCACGGGCGAAGCAATAAGCAGCGCCACAATCACCAGCTTCATAAAGTCTTTGGAGAACATGGCCACCAGGCTTACTTCCGACGCGCCCAGTACTTTGCGAATGCCGATTTCCTTGGTGCGCTGTTCGGCCATGAACATCGACAGACCAAACAAGCCCAGACACGAAATCAGAATGGCTACCCCGGCAAAGACGCTGAATAGCGTTTGCTGTGTTTGCTCACGAGCGTAAAGACGGTCGAATCGGGCATCCAGAAACTGGTAGTCGAACGGGCGTTCCGGGAAGAACTGTTTCCAGACGGTTTCAACACGCTGTAAAGCGGCTGGGACAGAGCCTTTCAGGGGAACCGACAGCCAATTGAGCTGACCGGGTCTCAGAATCATGGCAAGAGCGGCCATTTGCTGATGCAATGACTCAAAGTGAACGTCTTTCGTTACACCAATGATCTGTCCCTTAGCGGGGCCATACTGAAATGGTTTACCAATGGCTTGTTCGGGCGTCCAGCCTAATTGCCGAACAGCCGTTTCATTCAACACAACCATCGACGTATCGGTAGAATGGGAACGGGAGAAGTTTCGTCCGGCAGCCATACCAATCTGATACGCTGGAATGAAATCGTAATCGACACTCAGCCCACGCAGGTTAATCTTTACCGGCGCCATCGTGTCGCCTTTCATGGCCATAGCTCCATACGAATCCAGTAACCGACCCGATGGAATTCGGGATGAGCGGCCCATATCCCGTACAACGCCCGTCTGGATAAGCTGCTGTTTGAGGGTTTCGTAATTCGTTGTCGAATCGCCCACATCTGGTAGTAGCAGGACCTGATCTTTGGCATAACCCAGCCGATAGTCCTGAATGTACTTCATCTGGTTGTAAACAACCGCTGTGCTGATAATCAGGACAATGGCAATCGCGAACTGGGTTATAACCAGCACCTGACGCAGTTTGCCAGTGCGCATGGTGGAGGCAATCTGTCCTTTCAATACACCCAGTGGCCGGAAGGATGTGAGGAAGAACGCCGGATAGCTGCCCGCTACCAGGCCTGTCAACAGCGTAATACCAAGTACAATGCCCAGAAACCCTGGGTCGAGCAATTGCTTAAACACCAGTTGCTTATGCGTGAAGTCGTTGAGGGCTGGTAGAAAGAGAACCACCAGCAGGCTCGCGATGCCCAGGGCGATCGTTACCAGCACGACGGATTCGCTCAAGAACTGACCAATGAGCTGGGCGCGCAAAGCCCCTACAACCTTGCGCATCCCAACCTCTTTGGCCCGCCCTGCCGAACGGGCTGTTGCCAGATTCATGTAGTTGATGCAGGCGATCAACAGAATGAATAGTCCAATGGCCGAAAACAAATAGATATAACTGATATCGCCGGTTGGCTCCACTTCCGAATCCGTATGCGAACGCAGGTGGATATCGGTGAGTTTTTGCAGATTCAGTACTGACCAGAGTGACGCTTTACGCCCTTCTTCAGGCGGAACATGTTTGTCCTGAAAAGCCGGGAAAGCCGCTTCGATGCGCTTGGGGTCGGCACCGGGCCTTAACAGCATATAGGTATTGAAGGAGTTGTTGCTGTAACTGGTTCGCAGTTGTTCAGCCCCGTAAACCCGGTTATCGTTAAAGGTGGAGAGCGAAATTAAAATGGTGGGATGAAAATGCGACTGAGCGGGTAAGGGTTCATAAACACCCGTAACGGTCATGTCGAACTGGTTATTCAATCGAACGGTTTTCCCTATTGGATTCTCATTACCGAAGTACTTCTCCGCCATTGGTCGGGAGAACATAATGGAAAATGGATTGACCAGGGCAAGGTCGGGGTTTCCGCTGATTAGATTAAAATCGAATACCTTGAACAGATTCGATTCGGCAAAGTACATGTCCTCTTCGTTGAACGAGTGTTCGCCGTAGCGAACCAGCCCATCGTTACTGATTGTGCGCACGACTTGCTCTGCCTCCGGAAAATCCTGTTTAATCAGCGGGCCAAATGGCGGTGCAGCCTGCGCCAGTTTCAGCGAGGCAGTCCCATCCGATGAGAGGAAGGTTCGGGCAACGCGGTAGATACGGTCTGCCTTGGTGTTATAACGGTCGTAGCTCAGTTCATCCTTCACGTACAGGGCAATGAGCAGAAAACACGCCAGCCCTACAGCAACGCCGGTAATGTTGATAAACCCGAATGTCTTGTGTTTCCGCAAATTGCGAAAAGCGATCAGCAGATAATTGCGTAGCATGAGGAATACAGTAATTGGCGCCATAGAACGTTGCCCAAATGCTGTACCAAAAAATTAACTACTTGATTATCAGTATGTATTTTTGTTTTTGTAGAAAGCGTTGTCCGTAAACGGACGCCAGACGGACAGTTGCGGACAGTGTCAGAACCGGGATTTTTATGATTTTATTGACCGACTATGATTTCAAAATAAGGCTTTCAAAGAAAGCATAATAAAAAGGAATCATAGTCGGTCAATAAAATCATAAAAATCCCGGTTCTGACTACTCACTCCGCAAACTCTTCACCGGATTCATCAGGGCCGCTTTTACGCTTTGAAAACTTACCGTCAGGAGTGCGATTCCCGTGGCCAGCAATCCCGCCAGGGCGAATACCCACCAGGCGATGTCGATCTTGTAGGCGAAGCCCTGCAACCAGGTGCGCATGGCCCACCAGGCGATGGGCGAAGCCAGAACAATAGCGACCACGACCAGTTTTAGGAAATCTTTGGAGAGTAGACCGACGATACTGGCGACCGATGCACCCAGCACTTTACGGATACCGATTTCTTTGGTGCGTTGTTCCGTGGTAAAGGTGGCCAGTCCGAAAAGGCCCAGACAGGCAATGAAAATAATCAGAGCGGAAAACCAACTCAGGAGAATTTTTGCCTTTTCTTCCCGCTGGTACTGCTGGTTGACTAACGTATCGAGAAAGTTGGCTTCGAAGGGGTAGTTGGGAATGAGGCTTTCCCAAATGGATCGGACAGCGCCAACGTCTGCCGTTTTAACCCGAACCAGCACATTGGGCGGGCTATCGGTTTGATAGATCAGCATGATCGGTTCGATTTGATTGTGCAGGGAAGCAAAATGATAATCGGCAACCACACCTATGACGCGCCGGGGAGGGGCATCTCCACCCGACGACTTAATGATACGCCCTACGGCATTGGCCTGTGTCCAGCCCATCCACTTTATAAAGCGTTCATTCACAATCACCTCCCGTTTTTTGTCAGACGGAATCGTAGCGTCAAAGTTTTGTCCGGCTACTAGCCTAATTTTCAATAGAGTAAGAAAGCTGTCATCAATCCGTGCGGATAAAATAAGCCGATCCGCTTTCTGCCCATTTGATTCTTTCAGTATACTGGTTTTGGCATCGTACGTAATGGGGTTTATTCCAAGCGATACTCCATTAACCCGACTATCTTTTGCCAGAGCCGTTTTCAAGACCTGCATTTTCTGTCGAATGGATTCGTCAGCAGGTACATTTACCACCAGAACCTGCTCTTTCGTGAATCCTGGGTCTTTGCTTCGCAGGTAATCGGTTTGCTGGCTGACCACCAGTGTACTAACAATCAGGGTAATGGATAAGGTGAACTGAAAAACGACTAATGTCTTACGGACGTATTGCTTACCTGCCAAACCTGCTGAGCCTTTCAATACTAATGAGCTGCGACTACCAGCGAGGAAAATGGCGGGGTAAAGTCCTGCCAGCAAACCGACCAGCCCAACTATACCTACCCCAGCCGCTACAAACGACCAGCCGGGGAACCCCAGCGGAACAGCCGTCAGTTGCTCGAACATCGGTCGAATTGCTGCCATAACAACGAGCGAAAAACCAGCACTAAGGCTAATCAGGAGCAGGGCTTCACCCAGAAATTGACCGACTAACTGACGTCTCCCCGCGCCAACTACTTTTCGAACCCCCACTTCTTTCTGACGCTTAATGGATTGCGCCACGTACATATTTACGTAATTGATACAGGCTACAAGCAGAATAAACGCAGCTACGATTGCAAAAATGGTCAGATACGTTTTGCTTCCTTTGGGTGTGTCATCAAATAAGCCATCAATAAAATGTAAATCAGTAAGCGCCTGTAACTGGTGTTCAATCCGAAAATCGTATCCCAATGCTTTAATGCGGGGGGCAATCTGCGTCTGGTCGAATTGTGCCAGTTTCTTGCTGAGCTCCCCGGCCTTGGCCTGATCCTGAAGGAGCAGAAAGGTATAACAGGACGTGTCGAATAGATCTTCGGCGGTGGGGCTTACTTCCTTCCAGGTTAACAACGCGCTGAATTTAAGGTCTGTATTGATAGGCGGGTTTTGTAAAACACCAGTAACGAGGTAAGCCTGATTATTTATTCTCAGTAGTTTACCAACCGGTTCGGTGGTGCCGAAGTATTTCTGCGCCAGACGCTGTGTGAGCACAACGCTGTTGGGTTTATCTAACGCGGCCTTACTGCCAGAAAGTAGTCGATACGAGAATACAGTAAAGACGCTTTTGTCGACCTGATAAATATCCGCTTCGTTCACCAGTTTAGTGCCGCTCCGGATTGTAGCCACTGGCAACGCCTTAAATCGAACGGTTTCCGTTAGTTCGGGAATCGTTTGCCTGAGTTGAGGGGCAAGTTGGTGGCTTGACGAAGCCAGCCCATCATCGGAGTCTGCTGTTTTGAAGCGGGTGGTAATTCGGTAAATAGAATTAGCTCGTTCATGAAATCGGTCGTAGCTGAGTTCGTTCCAGACATACAGGGTAATCAGCAGACAGCAGGCCATACTGACCGATAGACCAATGACATTAATCCCACTATACAGTCGGTTGGCTAGTAGCGTACGTAGCGCAATTTTGAAATAATTTTGGAGCATAAGGAGGAGAGGAAAGAAGGAGTAAGGGGGAGGAAGGAGGAAAGGGAGGAGCGGGAAAAGTAGCGTGGCGCTCGGTCTGCCCGGCACCATGCTCCACGCTACTCACTCCGCAAACTCTTCACCGGATTCATCAGGGCCGCTTTCACGCTCTGAAAACTTACCGTCAGGAGTGCAATGCCGGTGGCGAATAGCCCTGCCAGCGCGAATACCCACCAGGCAATGTCGATCTTGTAGGCGAAGCCCTGCAACCAGGTGCGCATGGCCCACCAGGCGATGGGCGAAGCCAGAACAATGGCGACCACGACTAGCTTCAGAAAATCTTTGGAGAGCAGTCCAACGATGCTGGCGACCGACGCACCCAACACTTTGCGGATACCAATTTCTTTGGTGCGTTGCCCAACCGTGAATGCCACAAGCCCATACAGCCCAAGTCCGCAGATGACCATCGCCATTAGCGCGAATACATTGACGAGTTGTGAAATGGTCGTTTCGGTTTCGTAAAACTTCGCGAGTTGATCGTTCAGAAATTCATACTCAAATACATCCGTTGGATATAAGCGTTGCCAGACGCTCCGAATATGGGCCAGCGTCTGCGTTGATGACACGCCTGAAATTCGGATGCCCGCCTGCTGATACATGTTGGGAAACGACGCAATGAAGCAGGGTGCGATGGCTTCGTGCAGTGATTTCAGGTGGAAATCTTTAACGACACCGACAATGGGCAGCGGCACCGACGATAAATAATATTGCATCCGTTTGCCAAGAATATCCTGCGGATTACGAAAGCCGAGCTTATGGAGCAGTGTTTCGTTGATGACATACTCCCGAATCGAATCGCCTTCAACGATGTTACGACCCGCCACCAATTGTAAGTTGTAGGTTTTTAGATAATCCGCATCGGCGAGTCGCTCCCGGGCGGGGAAGTTGGTCCAGTCATTTTTGGGGCCGAATTTGAACGAGCCGCCGTTCATGACTTTAGCCGAGGGTGGTCGATATTGTAAGGTCACCGCCTTGATGTCTGGGTACTGGCTCAGTTCGCTTTTGAAAGCCTGCCATGATTTCTTTTCGGAAAAAGGAAGGTTGACAATCAATACATTATCCTGCTGAAAACCCAGGTCGGTTTGCCGGATAAACTGCATCTGTCGCATCACCACCAGCGCCCCGACCAGTAACGCCTGACAGACGACGAACTGTAGAATCACCAACCCCTGCCGCAGCGAGTATCCGCCGACCGATGTTGCCGTCAGTTTGCCCCGCAGACTCGCCCAGGGACTAAATCCTGACAACACAAAAGCCGGATAGCCACCCGCCAGAACGATAACCGTGACCATCAAAAGCCCGATGAACAGCAGCATCGATACATCGGTCGTGAAGGCAAGCGGGATATGAACCCAGTTGCTGAATAGCGGCAGACTCAGAAACGCCACCAATCCGGCCAGCATCGTAGCCATCACCACAATCATACTGGTTTCGAGCAGAAACTGCCATGCCAGTTGCGCGCGTGAACTACCCAGCGTTTTACGAACCCCCACCTCTTTACTACGCCGGAATGCCTGCGCTGTGGCCAGATTGACAAAATTGATGCAGGCCGTCAGAATCAAAAACAGGCCAATCAATCCCAACGACCAGATCAAGGATAGTCGAATAACACCACCCACTCGATTTACATCGAAATGTACATCGGCCAGCGGCTGTATGTGAAAATGGAACGCATTCGCGACGTCGCCAAAGTGCTTTTTCGACAGCGCCGGGAAGGTGGTTTCCAGTTTTTGGGCAGTAGCCGGCGTGTTGTCTTTCAGGGTGCAGTACAGCCGATAATTGCTGTTCAACTGCCCCCACTCATTCACATTAAACTCGGGGTCGAGTTGCCGAATGGTGGGCATGGAAATGAACAGACCAATGTTGGTATCGGTGGGTTTGGTCGGATCGGCGATAAGGCCCGTTACGGTCGCGTTGACTTTGTGATCCAACTCGATGACTTGGCCTATAGGATTGTTACTGCCGAAATAGCGTTTGGCCCATGACTCGGTCAGTACAACCGTATTGGGCGCACTGAGGGCCGTTTTTGGATCACCACCCAGCCACTGGTAGTCGAAAATCTGGAATAATTCTCCTTCAGCAAGGGCCGTGCCGTCGTGTTCCAGAAAGCGCGTGGGAGCCATCTGGCCGGGTTGGATTACGCTAACCGTCAATGACCGATTTACGCACAGAAAAGCGGCCTGTTCCACCTGCGGATAGTCGGTTCGCAGGGTTTTTGCCATGGGCAGTGGCGCTTCGGGATACTGTTCAACAGACCCATCATCAAGGTGAAGATCCAATACAATCCGGTACATACGATCGAATTTAGTGTGGTAGCGATCGGTGCTAAGATGGTGCCGGATAAATAGAAATAGGAGCAGCCCACCCGCCATGCCGATGGTGAGACCCACTACGTTTAGCGCCGTATACCCGCGTTGCGAACGCAGGTTGCGGAGGGCGATTTTGAGGTATGAGCGGAACATAACTTTTTTTGCTAAATTTGTTTACATACAGCAAGCACTATGTATAATCCAGGCACTATTGAATTTGCTCTTGTTAATGATGACATGAGCGTATATGGCCCCAAAGCGCATCAACGGGTCATTTCCAAACTAAACTCAGGGCTAGGGCCGCTCTTTTATCGCGAGCATGTCATCCAGCTTGAGCCATTGCCTGAAACAATGCTCGATGAAGGCCAGGCCTCGCCGGTTCCCGACTTAATTTTGTATGACAATGAAGCGCGAACAACACCCATCATCATAGAGGTTTGCCATTCTGACGGTCTTCGTAAAGACCTCAAAAAAGTAATTGCCTTGCTTGACGCCGACGATTATGGCATCAAAGAAGGATTTGTGTATGATTATGTCGCTGACCAATGGTATCGATACATCAAAGGGGATGGTGGCCTGACTCAGTCAACTTCTTTTTCGGAAATCCTGCAATTAGATATGAATCAATTCCTGTAGTACCGTACTGAAACGGTCGAAGCTACTCACTTCGCAAACTCTTCACCGGGTTCACCAGGGCCGCCCGGATGGCCTGGGCACTGACCACCGCTCCCGTCAACAGCGCTAGAATACACGCCACCAGCACAAAAGGCGACCAGGCCAAATCAGTTCGGTAGGCGAAATGAGCTAACCAATCGCTCAATAAATAATAAGCAAGCGGCCAGGCAATGACGTTGGCAATCAGCAGAATCAGCACAAATTCTTTCATGAATAAATTGACAATACTGATGGTTGAAGAGCCCAGTACTTTGCGAATGCCGATTTCTTTGGTGCGCCGGGTCACGTTCAACGATACCAGACCTAATACCCCTAACAGCACAATAATCAGCGCCAGCGTAGTGGCCAGTCGGGATGCTTTTTGGAGTTGTTTTTCGGTCTGGTAAAGCTTCTGGAGCGTATCGTCCATGAACGAATACTCGAACGGTGCATCCGGAAACAGTCGCGTCCATTCCTGATTAATTGCGGCTACAGTTTTCTGTAAATGCTCACCACTACCCGCCGAAAGTTTGAAGGAGAAATAGCGATAAATGGGGTTTGCCCGGACATGAAAAAAGATGAGTGGATTGATCGTTTGGTGTAACGATCCAAAGTGAAAATCTTTCAGCACCCCATCTACCCGACACGTAAAACTCCCGCCCTGCAACCGAACCAGTTGACCAATGGCCTTAGTGGGATTGCTCCAGCCCAGAGCCTTGGCTGCCGATTCGTTGATTACAACGCGTGTGGAATCATACCCTCCGCCGTTCGCGTGGAAAAACTGGCCTTCCTGTAATTGGAGCCCGTATGTTTGTGCAAAGTGTTCGTCGGTGGTTAGTATATCAACGGTTGTTGCCTGCGTACTGTCGCGGCCCTGCCGGAATAATTGGCCACTGCCGCTGCTTCGTCCATCGGGCACAACGAACGAAAAACTTACGTCGCTTACACCGGGAATACGTGCCAGTTGATCCCGAATACCTTCCATCCGTTGCACCCCATCTTTCGACCAGTCGCGCGGGACAGAGGCTACCGTCATGATCTGGTCTTTCTGATACCCTAAGTCTTTACTGAAAAAATAAGCGACCTGCCGACTGATCACCATGGCACCCACAAACACCAAAATAGCGACCGTAAACTGAAACACGATTAACGCCCGACGAAGCCCGATTCCTTTCTGTACCGATGCCGTTAACTTTCCCTTCAATGACTCGACAGACGGCATACTCGACAACACAAAGGCTGGATAACCACCCGCCAGTAGGGCAACTACTAATACGCCAACCATTAAGCCCACAAAGGCAACCGGCGACCAGCTAATCAGTGATGGGATTGGCCGCTCCAGCAAGTCGGCAAAGGTTGATCGGAACACTTCGTGGCATCCCAGAGCCAGTAACGTAGCAACAGTTGTTAACAAAAGCGCTTCGGCCAGGAATTGGCCAATCAGTTGTTTCTTCAGCCCACCCAGTGCTTTCCGAACGCCAATTTCCCGTAGCCGTGTTGCCGAGATGCCGATGGTGATATTCACAAAATTGACTACCGCCATTAACAGAATAAAAACCGCAATAATGGTCAGCGTAAGGACCATCTTTTCGACCAGACCCTTGTTGCCTTTCAGATAGAATGTTTCCAGTGGGCTAAGGGATACCTCCAGATTTTCCTTGAAACCCGGTGGGGCATAGGTCGCCAGAACGTTGGCAATCGGTTGGGTCAGTTGGTCGGCAGTGACGCCCGGTTGTAGTTCCAGAAAGTTCGGGATGTATTGGTTCTGCCAGGAGTTTATTCCGGCTTCCGGGGCAAAATAACTGACGTTGCGCATCGGAATAAAGACCTCGTCTTTTATGCCAACCAGATCTGTAACGCTATTCTTCGGCTGGTTCTGTAACACCCCCGTTACGGTAAATACTTGTTTGCCTCCTGCCGGTGTCTGTACGGTTAGCTGTTGCCGGAGCACATCGATTTTGCCGAAAAACTTCTGGGCAACAGCTGCTGTAATCACGATGGAGTTTGGGTCTCGGAGGGCGGTTTTGGGATCGCCGTAGGCCATGGGAAAACCAAACATCGGTAATAGCGTCGAGTCACCCACTTCAATGCTTTGCCGGAAATGCTTCTCGCCGT
Coding sequences:
- a CDS encoding ABC transporter permease, with protein sequence MLKNYIKIAWRNLWKHKLFSFINIFGLASGLVVCFLSIAHIKGSFDYDNFHPNRDRTYRILTDVVGQDNDVTPFATSPMPLAEVLKRDYPFVEEATRAAKTYGEFSSTHKRFTTVSYAVDPGFFRIFGYKLAKGRPATEPNTVVLTRKTAEKFFGTANPVGQVLQNTELGQFTVTGVLANMPVKSHLDFDMLFSLQTPWNPQQRASFADWRNYQTCHTYVLLKPGTAADALEKVLPGVVGRATNKLRFKTEKGYTLRVQPFTKLSPARQELMRATHEPQVGGLLVEAGVGLLTLLLAAFNYINLTLARSLSRAREVGIRKVAGAIRWQLVGQFMAESIILSLLALGLAYVMLEFIKPMAFVQQWLIGGVQWNWQLTAIFVLFSVVAGLLAGVVPARVLSGFQPSQVLRSQTGLRVIRGISLRKSLIVAQFSISLIAMIGLLSMSRQMNYMATADYGFRRDRVLTLPLNTVPAQRLANELNQLAGVEQVSATSELFGSFGESRTLKREHNGSDSSMAFLWSVDPQFVSTMNLTLLAGQNLPAASADSLASVSAAAHSPVTRSSTTQLALVNEEAVKAFRLGNFREAVGKSLWLNDSTEIQIAGVLKDFRFTSFAWAIKPLILRNQPDQFRYLTVSVTAGAEEAVLADTKQIWKRLSPYEPFAGQWYTDFLEQRHSHPEDMDFTTLLLVLSFSIACLGLLGMVTYTTQTRVKEVGVRKVLGAQVSQVVWLLSRDFVRLLLIAAAIAMPLGYLAGYAFLSNFAYHVSIGFETFALCFGSLLLLGSLTIGIRTYRAALENPVESLRSE
- a CDS encoding ABC transporter permease, with protein sequence MLRNYLLIAFRNLRKHKTFGFINITGVAVGLACFLLIALYVKDELSYDRYNTKADRIYRVARTFLSSDGTASLKLAQAAPPFGPLIKQDFPEAEQVVRTISNDGLVRYGEHSFNEEDMYFAESNLFKVFDFNLISGNPDLALVNPFSIMFSRPMAEKYFGNENPIGKTVRLNNQFDMTVTGVYEPLPAQSHFHPTILISLSTFNDNRVYGAEQLRTSYSNNSFNTYMLLRPGADPKRIEAAFPAFQDKHVPPEEGRKASLWSVLNLQKLTDIHLRSHTDSEVEPTGDISYIYLFSAIGLFILLIACINYMNLATARSAGRAKEVGMRKVVGALRAQLIGQFLSESVVLVTIALGIASLLVVLFLPALNDFTHKQLVFKQLLDPGFLGIVLGITLLTGLVAGSYPAFFLTSFRPLGVLKGQIASTMRTGKLRQVLVITQFAIAIVLIISTAVVYNQMKYIQDYRLGYAKDQVLLLPDVGDSTTNYETLKQQLIQTGVVRDMGRSSRIPSGRLLDSYGAMAMKGDTMAPVKINLRGLSVDYDFIPAYQIGMAAGRNFSRSHSTDTSMVVLNETAVRQLGWTPEQAIGKPFQYGPAKGQIIGVTKDVHFESLHQQMAALAMILRPGQLNWLSVPLKGSVPAALQRVETVWKQFFPERPFDYQFLDARFDRLYAREQTQQTLFSVFAGVAILISCLGLFGLSMFMAEQRTKEIGIRKVLGASEVSLVAMFSKDFMKLVIVALLIASPVAWYAMHTWLNDFAYRTDIHWWVFLLAGGLTVLIALLTVSFQSVKAALTNPVKSLRSE
- a CDS encoding ABC transporter permease, encoding MLQNYFKIALRTLLANRLYSGINVIGLSVSMACCLLITLYVWNELSYDRFHERANSIYRITTRFKTADSDDGLASSSHQLAPQLRQTIPELTETVRFKALPVATIRSGTKLVNEADIYQVDKSVFTVFSYRLLSGSKAALDKPNSVVLTQRLAQKYFGTTEPVGKLLRINNQAYLVTGVLQNPPINTDLKFSALLTWKEVSPTAEDLFDTSCYTFLLLQDQAKAGELSKKLAQFDQTQIAPRIKALGYDFRIEHQLQALTDLHFIDGLFDDTPKGSKTYLTIFAIVAAFILLVACINYVNMYVAQSIKRQKEVGVRKVVGAGRRQLVGQFLGEALLLISLSAGFSLVVMAAIRPMFEQLTAVPLGFPGWSFVAAGVGIVGLVGLLAGLYPAIFLAGSRSSLVLKGSAGLAGKQYVRKTLVVFQFTLSITLIVSTLVVSQQTDYLRSKDPGFTKEQVLVVNVPADESIRQKMQVLKTALAKDSRVNGVSLGINPITYDAKTSILKESNGQKADRLILSARIDDSFLTLLKIRLVAGQNFDATIPSDKKREVIVNERFIKWMGWTQANAVGRIIKSSGGDAPPRRVIGVVADYHFASLHNQIEPIMLIYQTDSPPNVLVRVKTADVGAVRSIWESLIPNYPFEANFLDTLVNQQYQREEKAKILLSWFSALIIFIACLGLFGLATFTTEQRTKEIGIRKVLGASVASIVGLLSKDFLKLVVVAIVLASPIAWWAMRTWLQGFAYKIDIAWWVFALAGLLATGIALLTVSFQSVKAALMNPVKSLRSE
- a CDS encoding ABC transporter permease, with the protein product MFRSYLKIALRNLRSQRGYTALNVVGLTIGMAGGLLLFLFIRHHLSTDRYHTKFDRMYRIVLDLHLDDGSVEQYPEAPLPMAKTLRTDYPQVEQAAFLCVNRSLTVSVIQPGQMAPTRFLEHDGTALAEGELFQIFDYQWLGGDPKTALSAPNTVVLTESWAKRYFGSNNPIGQVIELDHKVNATVTGLIADPTKPTDTNIGLFISMPTIRQLDPEFNVNEWGQLNSNYRLYCTLKDNTPATAQKLETTFPALSKKHFGDVANAFHFHIQPLADVHFDVNRVGGVIRLSLIWSLGLIGLFLILTACINFVNLATAQAFRRSKEVGVRKTLGSSRAQLAWQFLLETSMIVVMATMLAGLVAFLSLPLFSNWVHIPLAFTTDVSMLLFIGLLMVTVIVLAGGYPAFVLSGFSPWASLRGKLTATSVGGYSLRQGLVILQFVVCQALLVGALVVMRQMQFIRQTDLGFQQDNVLIVNLPFSEKKSWQAFKSELSQYPDIKAVTLQYRPPSAKVMNGGSFKFGPKNDWTNFPARERLADADYLKTYNLQLVAGRNIVEGDSIREYVINETLLHKLGFRNPQDILGKRMQYYLSSVPLPIVGVVKDFHLKSLHEAIAPCFIASFPNMYQQAGIRISGVSSTQTLAHIRSVWQRLYPTDVFEYEFLNDQLAKFYETETTISQLVNVFALMAMVICGLGLYGLVAFTVGQRTKEIGIRKVLGASVASIVGLLSKDFLKLVVVAIVLASPIAWWAMRTWLQGFAYKIDIAWWVFALAGLFATGIALLTVSFQSVKAALMNPVKSLRSE